The Streptomyces collinus DNA segment GGTCTACGTCTGGCAGCAGTTCGGCTTCTCGTTCCTGCTGTTCGTCGGCGGGCTGAACAACATCCCGAAGGAGATCCACGAGGCGGCCGCCCTGGACGGCGCGACGGGCCTGCGCAAGCACCTGACCGTCACCCTGCCGCTGCTCTCGCCGACGCTGCTGGTCGCCTCGGTCGTCGGCATCATCAACGCCCTCCAGGTCTTCGAGCAGCCGTACGTCCTCACGAACGGCGGCCCCGGCGACTCCACCCGCACGGTCGTGATGGTCATCTACGAGACGGCGTTCGAGCAGCTGCGCTTCGGTGAGGCGTCCGCGGTGGGTGTGCTGCTGTTCGTGCTGATCATGGCGGTCACCGCCCTCCAGTTCCGGCTCAGCCGGCGTTTCGTCCACTACCAGTGAGCCGGGTGAGTCCTCCCATGAGCCAAGCAACCCTGTCCTCCAGCCGTGTGCGGCACGGGCTCGCGCCGTGGGCGCGGATCGCCGGTCTGGCCGTGTGCGCGCTGCTCACCCTCGGCCCGGTGGTGTGGACGGTGTCCACCTCGTTGCGCACCCCGGCCGAGGCGTTCGACCTCCCGCCGCAGCTCATCCCGTCGAACCCCTCCACCGAGGCCTACCGCGGGGTCTTCGACCAGATCGACGTCTGGCTGCTGGCGCTCAACTCCACACTGGTCACGGCCCTGATCGCCGTCGGCCAGATGATCACGGCGGGCCTGGCCGGATACGCCTTCGCCCGGCTGGAGTTCCGCTTCAAGAAGCCGCTGTTCGGCCTGGTGCTGGCCACGATGATGGTGCCGTTGCAGGTCACCATCGTGCCGGTGTTCCTGGTACTGAAGTCGATGAGCCTGACCGACACCCTGCTCGGGCTGATCATCCCGGCCTTCCCGACCGCGTTCGGCACGTTCCTGATGCGCCAGTACTTCCTCGGCATGCCCAAGGACCTCGGCGAGGCGGCGATGCTGGACGGGGCCGGGCCCTGGCGGACCTTCCGGTCGGTGTACGCCCCACTGGCCGCGCCCGGCCTCGCGATCGTCGGTGTCCTGGCCTTCAACTACCACTGGAACGAGTTCTTCCGCCCGCTGATCCTGGAGACGTCGGGCCAGAACTACACGTTGCCGCTGGGGCTGGTCTCCCTCCAGGGCAATCTCGGCACCGGCTCCATCTCCGTGGTGCTCGCCGGTGTCGTCCTCTCCATGATTCCCGCCGTCGCCGTGTTCGTCGTCGGCCAGCGCCCTCTGCGTGAGGGCATCACGTCCGCAGGAGTCAACCGTTGAGCCTCGCCGCTCCCCCACAGGACCCCAACGCCCCGCGCTTCCGGGTCCGCCCGCCCGCCAACTGGATGAACGACCCCAACGGGCCCTTCCGCTGGCGCGGCCGCCACCACCTCTTCTACCAGCACAACCCGGACGCCCCGGTGCACGCCAACGTGCACTGGGGCCATGCCTCCAGCACCGACCTCGCCCACTGGGAGCACCATCCGATCGCCCTCACGCCCACCCCGGGCGGCCCGGACGAGGCGGGCTGCTGGTCGGGCTGCGTGGTCGACGACGAGGGCGTTCCGACGGCCGTCTACACCGGGGTGGACCGCGATCACACCGGGCTCGGCACGATCTGCCTGGCCCGGGCGGCGGACCCGGACGACCCGGCGCTGGCCGATTGGACGCCTCTGCCCGTCCCGGTGGTCACGGGCCCGCCCGAGGGCCTCGATGTGGTGATGTTCCGCGACCCCTTCGTCTTCCGGCACGACGGGCGCCGCTGGGCGCTGGTCGGCGCCGGCCACGCCGACGGCACCCCTTCGGTCCTGCTCTACGACTGCGACGACCTGACCGACTGGCGGTTCACGGGTGTGCTCCTCGACGGCCACGACCCGGTCGCCAGGGCGGCGTTCGGCGGCCGGGCGACCGGCTGGGAATGCCCGCAGCTGTACGCCGCGCAGGGCGGCGAGTGGGTGCTGGTGGTCTCGCTGTGGGACGGGCACCCGTGGACCACCGGGTACCTCACGGGCCGCCTGGACGCGGACCTGCGCCTCACCCCTCGCACGGCCGGCCTGCTCGACCACGGCCGCGACTTCTACGCGCCCGCCGTGCTCCAGGAACCGGACCGCGTCCTGCTGTGGGGCTGGTCGTGGGAGGCCCGTGAGCAGGGCGAGGCCGACTGGGCCGGTGTGCTGAGCGCACCCCGTGTCGTCGACGTCCATCCGGACGGGGCGCTGCGCGTGTCCCCGGCGCCGGAGCTGCGGAGGCTGCGCGCCGCGGAGCCGTTCGTGACGGCCCCCGGCCGGGCCGGGCTGCCGGCGGCCTACGACCTGACGGTCACCGCCCGCGAGCACACCACCGTCACTCTGCTGCGGTCGGCCGAGGGAGCCGAACTCACGCTCCGGCTGGACCCGGACGGTGGCACCGTGACGCTGGACCGCGACGACTGGCCCCGCAAGGAGGCAGGGGCACCGATCGTCGTGCCGGTCCCGTCGGCTGAGAAGCTGACCGTGCGCGTCCTCGTCGACGGCTCGCTGTACGAGCTGTTCGTCGGCGACCGGGCCACGGTCACCGAGCGTGTCTACGAACGGGCGGACGACATCAGGGAGTTGAGCGTGACGCCCGGCGCGTCCGTCACCGGGTGGGCGCTGGCCCCACCGACGCGCGGCTGATCACCGGGCAGGCCAGGCGCCGCACCGTCGCGGGCGGGGTCCGGCCGGTGCCGATGGAGTCGAGCAGAAGACGCGCGGCCGTCTCACCCATGGCCCGGTGGGGCAGGGCGACGGTGGTGAGGGGCGGCGCGAGGTGGGCGGCCATGTGCTCCTGGTCGTCGTAGCCCACCACCGACAGGTCGCCGGGGACGGCGATGCCGAGGCGGGTCGCGGCGTGCAGGACGCCCGCGGCGACCCGGTCGTTGTAGGTGAAGATCCCGGTGGGCCGGGCCTCGGGCGGCGCGCCGTCGAGCAGGCGCGTGGCGCCCTCGTGGCCGCCGGAGATCTCCCCTCCGGTCCGGACGACCCAGTCCCGGGGGACGGTGATGCCCTCGGCGCGCAGCGCGTCGCGGAAGCCGCGCAGCCGCTCCGCCGAGGCGATGTCGTCCTGCCCTCCGACGATCGCGACCCGCCGGTGCCCCTGCTCCAGCAGCAGCCGGGCCGCGCTACGGCCGCCGGCGCGCTCGGCGGGGATGACGGCGGGCAGTGAGCCGTCCTCGGGCAGGCAGTTGGCCAGGACGGAATGGGTGCGGTGCAGGCCCTCGGGGACGCGGAGGCTGCGCAGGGACATGGCCGCGTAGATGATGCCGTCGACGCGCCGGTCGAGGAGTTCGGCGACCGCCGCGTCCTCCTTGGCCCGGTCGCCGCCGGAGTCGACGGTGAGGATGAGGTGTTCTCCGGCCCAGGCGGTGTCCATGGCGCCGCGCAGCAGCCGCCCGGCGAAGGGCGAGGAGGCGATCTCGTCGGTGACCAGGCCGATCACGGCCGTACGGCTGCGGCGCAGGCCCCGGGCGACCGGGTCGGGCCGGTAGCCGAGCTGGGCGGCGGCCTGCCGGATACGTTCCTGGGTGGCGGGCGACAGGTTGCCTGCGGCGCGGCCGTTGAACACGAAGGACACGGCGGTGTGCGACACGCCGGCGAGCCGCGCGACGTCCCGCGAGGTGGGACGTCCCGACCCCGTCACCGGCTTCCCCTCGGCGCTGCCCATGCCGTCCGCCGTCCTCATCCCCCACGTGTCCGGTTGATCACCGCTCACTTTATCCGTGACGCTGGAGGGGCGACACAGCCGTACACACACGCGACGGGAAGGTCCCACGGTGATCAGCATCCCGACCCACACGCTCAACGACGGTACGACGCTCCCCGCCCTGGGCCTGGGCACCTGGCCGCTCGGCGACGACGAGGCGCAGCAGGCGGTGCTCTCGGCCCTGGAGGCCGGCTACCGCCTGATCGACACGGCGACGAACTACCGCAACGAGACGGGGGTCGGCCGCGGCGTGGCCTCCGGTGTGGTGCCGCGCGAGGAGATCGTCGTGACGACGAAGCTCCCGGGCCGTCACCACGGCTACGAGGAGACCCTCGCCTCGTTCGAGGAGTCCCGGGCCCGCCTGGGCCTGGAGTACGTCGACCTGTACCTGATCCACTGGCCGCTGCCGCGCGTGGACCGGTACGTCGACGCGTGGAAGGCCATGATCAAGCTGCGCGAGGAGGGTCTCGTACGGTCGATCGGCGTCTCGAACTTCACCGCCGGGCACATCGAGCGGCTGGAGCGGGAGACCGGGGTGCTGCCCTCGGTCAACCAGATCGAGTTGCACCCGCTGCTGCCCCAGGACGAACTGCGCGCCTTCCACGCGTCCAAGGACATCGTCACCGAGAGCTGGAGCCCGCTCGGCCGGGGCACGCCCCTGCTGGAGGACCCCGCCGTGGCGCGGATCGCCGAGACGCACGGGGTCTCGCCCGGTCAGGTGGTGCTGCGGTGGCACACGCAGCTGGGCGCGGTGCCCATCCCGAAGTCGGCGAACCCGGAGCGGCAGCGCGCCAATCTCGACGTCTTCGGCTTCGAGCTGGACGAGGACGAGATGCGGGCCGTGGCGGACCGGGCGCGGCGGCGGGTCGGCGGGGACCCCGAGGTGCACGAGGAGTTCTGACGGGTACCCGGGGGCGCGCGAGGCGGGAAGGAGTCGCACGTGGCTGACCGGGACCGGCTGCGGGACTACCGCGGCAAGCGCGACTTCGACCGGACCGGGGAGCCCCGCGGGCGGGGTGCGTCCGCCGGGGACGGGCCCCGGTTCGTGGTGCAGATCCATGACGCGAGCACGATGCACTTCGATTTCCGGTTGCAGGTGGACGACGTGCTGAAGTCCTGGTCGATCCCGAGAGGCCCCTCGGCGGACCCGAAGGACAAGCGGCTGGCCGTGCCCACGGAGGACCATCCGCTGGAGTACGAGGAGTTCGAGGGCGTGATCCCCCGCGGCGAGTACGGCGGCGGCACGGTGATCGTCTGGGACCACGGCACGTACGAGCCGCTGAGCCACGACCGCCGGGGCCGGCCCGTCGACTTCGCCCGGTCGCTGGAGCGCGGGCACGCCACGTTCCGGCTGAGCGGTTCCAAGCTGCGCGGCGAGTACGCCCTGACCCGGTTCCGCGGCGGCCGGGGCGGCGACGGCGAGGAGGCGTGGCTGCTGGTGAAGCGGGCCGGGGACGCGGCCCGTACGCGCGGGGCTCCCGATCCCCGCCGCGCGCGCTCGGCCAAGTCCGGCCGCACGCTCGCCCAGGTCGCCTCCGACGCGGCCGGGGAGTGAGGTCAGAACAGCGGGGTGAGTGACTGTTCGCACCAGATCGTCTTGCCCCGGGTGGTCTGCCGGCTGCCCCAGCGCTGGGTGAGCTGGGCGACGAGCAGCAGACCGCGGCCGCCCTCGTCGTCCTGGTGCGCCCGCCGCAGGTGCGGGGAGGTCGAACTGCCGTCGGACACCTCACAGATGAGGGTCCGGTCCCGGATCAGGCGGAGCTGGATGGGCGGGGCGCCGTACCGGATGGCGTTGGTGACCAGTTCGCTGACGACGAGTTCGGTGACGAAGGCCGTCTCGTCCAGGCCCCACGCGGTGAGCTGGTCGGTGGCGGCCTGCCGGGTGGCGGCCACCTCCGCGGGGTCCGGGACGACGTCCCAGGTGGCGACCTGGTCGGCACCCAGCGCCCGGGTCCGTGCCAGCAGCAGGGCCACGTCGTCGCCGGGCTCCTCCGGTAGTACGGCCTTCAGCACGGTGTCGCACAGGGCGTCCAGCGAGTCGGTGGGCACGGTCAGGGCCCGGCACAGCTCGTCGGTGGCGTGGTCGACGTCGCGGTCGCGGTCCTCGATGAGCCCGTCGGTGTAGAGGGCGACGACGGAGCCCTCGGGCAGCTGGAGCTCCGTCGCCTCGAACGGCAGCCCTCCCACGCCCAGCGGGGGCCCCGCGCTCATGGGGATCAGCCGGGTGGATCCGTCGGGCAGCACCAGGGCGGGTGCGGGGTGGCCGGCGGCGGCCAGGTTCAGGCGGCGCACGACGGGGTCGTAGACGGCGTAGAGGCAGGTCGCGCCCAGCTCGGCGACCTCGTCGCCCTGGTCGTCCGAGGCGAGATGGGTGACCAGGTCGTCGAGGTGCGTGAGGAGTTCGTCCGGCGGCAGGTCCACGTCGGCGAGGGTGCGGACGGCCGTGACCAGCCGGCCCATGGTCGCCGTGGAGGGGATGCCGTGCCCCACGACATCCCCCACGACCAGCGCGACGCGGCTGCCGGACAGCGGGATCACGTCGAACCAGTCGCCGCCGATACCGGCCGCCGAGCCGGAGGGCAGGTAGCGGTGGGCGACCTGGACGGCGGCCTGGCCGGGCAGGCCCCTGGGCAGCAAACTGTGCTGGAGGGCGAGGGCGGTGGTGCGTTCGCGGGCGAAGCGGCGGGCGTTGTCGACGCAGACCGCGGCCCGGCTGGCGAGTTCCTCGGCGAACACCGCGTCGTCGTCGGCGTAGTCGTCGGGCTGCGCCACCCGCACGGCCACGGCGACGCCGAGCGTGGTGCCGCGGGCACGCAGCGGTACGGCCATCATCGAATGGACGCCCATGCGGTAGGGGCGTCCTTCCGGGGCGCGGGAATTGCGCTCGGCGACCCAGCGCATGAACGCCGGCTCCCCTGCCTGGCTGATGATGGCCCGGCCCTCCCGCATGGCCCGGGCGATCGGCGAGAACGAGGGATAGACATCCACTTCTCCCACGTGGACGGCCGCTTCCGGAGTGCCCTCGGTGACGGATCCGTGGGCGACCCGCCGCAGGGTGATCTCCTCCGCGGACGCGGCAGGTGCCTCGTCGGCCCCGAGCACCCAGTCGAACAGGTCCACGCTCGCGAAGTCCGCGAACCGGGGCACCACGACCCCGATCAGTTCCTCGGCCGTGCGGACCACGTCCAGGGTGGTGCCGATGGCGGCGGCGGCCTCGTTCAGCAGGGCGAGGCGCTGCCTTGCCCAGTACTGCTCGGTGCTGTCGAACGCGGCCAGGGCGGTCCCCACGAGTTCGCCGTCGGCGTCCCGCACCGGCCACATCTCGGTGACCCAGGCGTGCTCCCGGTTGAGGGCCGGTGCGCCGGTGTAGCTCTCGTACCGCAGCGGCCGGCCCGTCTCGACGACGTGCCGCAGGTGCCAGTTGAAGCCGCGGCTGTGCTCCGCCTCCTCCACTGTCTCGGGGAAGTGCCGGCCGAGCAGCGTCTCCTCGGACACGCCCATCACATGGCACGCGACGTCGTTGAGCCGCAGGTAGCGCTGCTTGACGTCGAAGACGGACATCGACATGGACGCCTGCTGGAAGGCACGGCCGGCGAGGGACGTCTCCCCGGGGCCGGGCGACGCGGCGGTGATCACGTACCCGCTCGCTTCGCCGTCCGGGCCCGTCACGGCGCAGGCCCTCACGCGCAGCCCGACGAGGTAGCCGTCGCGGTGCCGCACCATGACCGTGCCGGACCGCGCGGACATCGCCTCGGGCGGCACGGCCTCGGCGAGCAAGTCCCGCGCGGCACGGCCCAGGGCCTCATGGGCGGGGTAGCCGGTCAGCCGTCGGGCTCCCTCGCTCCACCCCGTCAGGATGCCGCGGGCGTCGATGATCGCAGCAGCGGAGGCGTCCTCCATATCGTCCAGGATTATCCCTTTGCCGCCCTGTATCAACCGCGACGCTGCATTCGTGACCGTGTCAGGACCGGTGGGCGCGCAGTGCGGTGAGCGCCCGGTCGGCGTGCGCGTTCATGCGCAGTTCGCTGCGTACGACGTCGAGGACGGTGCGGTCCTGCGCTATGACGAACGTGGTGCGCTTGGTGGGCGCCAGGGAGAAGCCGCGTTTCACTCCGAACCGTTCGCGGACCGTGCCGTCGGCGTCGGACAGCAGCGGCATGCCGAGGCCGTGCCGGCCGGCGAACTCCTGCTGCCGCTCGACGTCGTCGCCGCTGATGCCCACGGGCCGGGCGCCGACGGCCGCGAACTCGGCGGCGAGGTCGCGGAAGTGGCAGGCCTGGGCGGTGCAGCCGGGGGTCAGGGCGGCCGGGTAGAAGAAGAGCACGACGGGGCCCTCGGCGAGCAGCTCGGACAGGCTGCGGACGGTGCCGGTCTCGTCGGGCAGGGAGAAGTCCTCGACTTCGTCGCCGGTCTCCACGCGCGCGGTCACGACCTGCCCTCCGCGTTCCGGGCGACGCCGCGGGCCCAGAGCACCAGGGGCACCTGCAGGGGCAGGCGGGCGAAGGCGGCGGTCTTCTGCGGGGTGGGGCGGTGACGCCAGTCGGCGGCCATCTTGACGTTGGCGGGGAACACCCCGACGAAGAAGGCGGCCGCGGCCAGCGCTGCGGCCTTGCGGGTGCGCGGCAGTGCCAGGCCGGCGGCCAGCGCGAGCTCGGCGGCGCCGCTGGCGTAGGTCCAGGTCCTCGGTGTGCCGGGCAGGCCGCGCGGGATGGTCGCGTCGAACGGGCGTGGGGCGGCGAAGTGGGCGACGCCCGCGGTGGCCAGGAGGCCGGCGAGCAGCAGGGGCGAGCGTTCGGACCGGGGCACGGTTCCTCCTCTGAAGGCCTGCCGCGCATTATTACCGGACGGTAGTCAGGTCAGTTCACCGGGTCCCGGGAGTGCCCGTGATGTCTGCCCGGCGTGTAGCCGAAGGAGCGGCGGAAGACGTCGATGAAGGCGCTCGCGGAGGACCAGCCGCAGCGGTGGGCGACGGTCGTGACGGGCAGGCCGTCGGCCAGCATCCGCAGGGCGTGGTAGAGCCGCGACTGGGTGCGCCACTGCGGGAACGTCATGCCGAACTCGCCCCGGAAGAGCCGGCTGAGGGTCCGCTCCCCCACCCCGGTCTCGGCCCCCAGCTCGGCGAGGGTGGGCACGTCGGCGGGGTCGGCGTGCACGAGGGCGCAGACGGCGGCCAGGCGCGGGTCCGCGGGGGTGGGCAGACGCAGCGGCTGCTGGTGCGAGACCCGGAGCTGGTCGCGCAGGACGGCGCGCAGGCGGCGGCGCTCGGGGCTGTCGTCGCCGGGGTCGCGGGTGCAGGCGAGGATCAGCTCCCGCAGCAGCGGGCTGACGGCGAGGACGGCCGGTCGGTCGAGGCCGAGGGGGTTGTCGGCGGCGGGCAGGCCGACCAGGTGCAGGTCGAGCCGGCCGTGGGCGCGGTGGGCGTGGACGGTGCCGGCCGGGACCCAGATGGCGCGGGTGCCGGGGGCGAACCAGGTGCCGGCGTCGGTGGTGACGGCGACGACTCCGGCACCGGCGTAGACGATCTGGTGGTCGTCGTGCCGGTGGGCGTCGATGCGGTCGCCGGCGGTGAGCCGCTGGGCGCGGGTCGGGGCCGTGGGGGTGTGGCGGATGTTCGGCACAGTCCGGCAGATTATCGGAAGCGGGCCAGGTGCCCGGCGGACGA contains these protein-coding regions:
- a CDS encoding carbohydrate ABC transporter permease produces the protein MSQATLSSSRVRHGLAPWARIAGLAVCALLTLGPVVWTVSTSLRTPAEAFDLPPQLIPSNPSTEAYRGVFDQIDVWLLALNSTLVTALIAVGQMITAGLAGYAFARLEFRFKKPLFGLVLATMMVPLQVTIVPVFLVLKSMSLTDTLLGLIIPAFPTAFGTFLMRQYFLGMPKDLGEAAMLDGAGPWRTFRSVYAPLAAPGLAIVGVLAFNYHWNEFFRPLILETSGQNYTLPLGLVSLQGNLGTGSISVVLAGVVLSMIPAVAVFVVGQRPLREGITSAGVNR
- a CDS encoding glycoside hydrolase family 32 protein; the encoded protein is MSLAAPPQDPNAPRFRVRPPANWMNDPNGPFRWRGRHHLFYQHNPDAPVHANVHWGHASSTDLAHWEHHPIALTPTPGGPDEAGCWSGCVVDDEGVPTAVYTGVDRDHTGLGTICLARAADPDDPALADWTPLPVPVVTGPPEGLDVVMFRDPFVFRHDGRRWALVGAGHADGTPSVLLYDCDDLTDWRFTGVLLDGHDPVARAAFGGRATGWECPQLYAAQGGEWVLVVSLWDGHPWTTGYLTGRLDADLRLTPRTAGLLDHGRDFYAPAVLQEPDRVLLWGWSWEAREQGEADWAGVLSAPRVVDVHPDGALRVSPAPELRRLRAAEPFVTAPGRAGLPAAYDLTVTAREHTTVTLLRSAEGAELTLRLDPDGGTVTLDRDDWPRKEAGAPIVVPVPSAEKLTVRVLVDGSLYELFVGDRATVTERVYERADDIRELSVTPGASVTGWALAPPTRG
- a CDS encoding LacI family DNA-binding transcriptional regulator, producing the protein MGSAEGKPVTGSGRPTSRDVARLAGVSHTAVSFVFNGRAAGNLSPATQERIRQAAAQLGYRPDPVARGLRRSRTAVIGLVTDEIASSPFAGRLLRGAMDTAWAGEHLILTVDSGGDRAKEDAAVAELLDRRVDGIIYAAMSLRSLRVPEGLHRTHSVLANCLPEDGSLPAVIPAERAGGRSAARLLLEQGHRRVAIVGGQDDIASAERLRGFRDALRAEGITVPRDWVVRTGGEISGGHEGATRLLDGAPPEARPTGIFTYNDRVAAGVLHAATRLGIAVPGDLSVVGYDDQEHMAAHLAPPLTTVALPHRAMGETAARLLLDSIGTGRTPPATVRRLACPVISRASVGPAPTR
- a CDS encoding aldo/keto reductase translates to MISIPTHTLNDGTTLPALGLGTWPLGDDEAQQAVLSALEAGYRLIDTATNYRNETGVGRGVASGVVPREEIVVTTKLPGRHHGYEETLASFEESRARLGLEYVDLYLIHWPLPRVDRYVDAWKAMIKLREEGLVRSIGVSNFTAGHIERLERETGVLPSVNQIELHPLLPQDELRAFHASKDIVTESWSPLGRGTPLLEDPAVARIAETHGVSPGQVVLRWHTQLGAVPIPKSANPERQRANLDVFGFELDEDEMRAVADRARRRVGGDPEVHEEF
- a CDS encoding DNA polymerase ligase N-terminal domain-containing protein → MADRDRLRDYRGKRDFDRTGEPRGRGASAGDGPRFVVQIHDASTMHFDFRLQVDDVLKSWSIPRGPSADPKDKRLAVPTEDHPLEYEEFEGVIPRGEYGGGTVIVWDHGTYEPLSHDRRGRPVDFARSLERGHATFRLSGSKLRGEYALTRFRGGRGGDGEEAWLLVKRAGDAARTRGAPDPRRARSAKSGRTLAQVASDAAGE
- a CDS encoding SpoIIE family protein phosphatase, translated to MEDASAAAIIDARGILTGWSEGARRLTGYPAHEALGRAARDLLAEAVPPEAMSARSGTVMVRHRDGYLVGLRVRACAVTGPDGEASGYVITAASPGPGETSLAGRAFQQASMSMSVFDVKQRYLRLNDVACHVMGVSEETLLGRHFPETVEEAEHSRGFNWHLRHVVETGRPLRYESYTGAPALNREHAWVTEMWPVRDADGELVGTALAAFDSTEQYWARQRLALLNEAAAAIGTTLDVVRTAEELIGVVVPRFADFASVDLFDWVLGADEAPAASAEEITLRRVAHGSVTEGTPEAAVHVGEVDVYPSFSPIARAMREGRAIISQAGEPAFMRWVAERNSRAPEGRPYRMGVHSMMAVPLRARGTTLGVAVAVRVAQPDDYADDDAVFAEELASRAAVCVDNARRFARERTTALALQHSLLPRGLPGQAAVQVAHRYLPSGSAAGIGGDWFDVIPLSGSRVALVVGDVVGHGIPSTATMGRLVTAVRTLADVDLPPDELLTHLDDLVTHLASDDQGDEVAELGATCLYAVYDPVVRRLNLAAAGHPAPALVLPDGSTRLIPMSAGPPLGVGGLPFEATELQLPEGSVVALYTDGLIEDRDRDVDHATDELCRALTVPTDSLDALCDTVLKAVLPEEPGDDVALLLARTRALGADQVATWDVVPDPAEVAATRQAATDQLTAWGLDETAFVTELVVSELVTNAIRYGAPPIQLRLIRDRTLICEVSDGSSTSPHLRRAHQDDEGGRGLLLVAQLTQRWGSRQTTRGKTIWCEQSLTPLF
- a CDS encoding peroxiredoxin translates to MTARVETGDEVEDFSLPDETGTVRSLSELLAEGPVVLFFYPAALTPGCTAQACHFRDLAAEFAAVGARPVGISGDDVERQQEFAGRHGLGMPLLSDADGTVRERFGVKRGFSLAPTKRTTFVIAQDRTVLDVVRSELRMNAHADRALTALRAHRS
- a CDS encoding DoxX family protein; translated protein: MPRSERSPLLLAGLLATAGVAHFAAPRPFDATIPRGLPGTPRTWTYASGAAELALAAGLALPRTRKAAALAAAAFFVGVFPANVKMAADWRHRPTPQKTAAFARLPLQVPLVLWARGVARNAEGRS
- a CDS encoding AraC family transcriptional regulator codes for the protein MPNIRHTPTAPTRAQRLTAGDRIDAHRHDDHQIVYAGAGVVAVTTDAGTWFAPGTRAIWVPAGTVHAHRAHGRLDLHLVGLPAADNPLGLDRPAVLAVSPLLRELILACTRDPGDDSPERRRLRAVLRDQLRVSHQQPLRLPTPADPRLAAVCALVHADPADVPTLAELGAETGVGERTLSRLFRGEFGMTFPQWRTQSRLYHALRMLADGLPVTTVAHRCGWSSASAFIDVFRRSFGYTPGRHHGHSRDPVN